In Sulfurisphaera javensis, a single genomic region encodes these proteins:
- a CDS encoding glycosyltransferase family 39 protein produces MNKITLVSIIVLAVALAIYTYYTVITFGPVQGYIGDEVWYPTAAYNILKFIFHVQPPMYFPYSNEQNIQTYINPEHPPLGKYFMDIFILLLGYKPIAWRIPSWIMGDLTVIVSFLLTRKLVGNDLWGNVAGLVSAALIMLSPNIWVIHGIAILDVYVGFFSLLAMYLLLSDNKLLWASVALGLAFASKESAFPLLLPFLFYVGELRKSPIQRAVYGIGIPAATFAIVSIPIMVYFGSLDAWFHNSFLYMLGWDATNGHIALSAVTQISTPWDWFLDVHPFYLGYNFYASTNPLIMWLWVATTPIAFVLKDTKLITLTMAAWTMWIAFVAVYFLGNHTLFSFYVTDFAPILNTYIAASIFKLIKNIDLKNVVKNGK; encoded by the coding sequence ATGAATAAAATTACTTTAGTTTCGATTATAGTTCTTGCTGTTGCCTTGGCAATTTATACATATTACACAGTAATCACTTTTGGTCCGGTTCAAGGGTATATAGGTGATGAAGTTTGGTATCCTACAGCAGCCTATAACATCTTGAAGTTTATATTTCACGTTCAACCTCCAATGTATTTTCCTTATTCTAATGAGCAGAATATTCAAACTTATATAAATCCAGAACACCCACCCTTAGGCAAGTATTTTATGGACATATTTATTTTGCTTTTAGGTTATAAACCAATTGCATGGAGAATACCAAGTTGGATTATGGGAGATTTAACTGTTATAGTTTCTTTCTTATTAACTAGAAAACTGGTAGGAAATGATTTATGGGGTAATGTTGCTGGTTTAGTTTCTGCTGCCCTAATAATGCTTTCACCAAACATATGGGTAATTCATGGTATAGCGATATTAGACGTCTATGTAGGATTCTTCTCTCTATTAGCAATGTATTTACTCCTTTCTGATAATAAACTTTTATGGGCTTCAGTTGCCTTAGGCTTAGCTTTTGCTTCTAAAGAAAGCGCATTTCCTTTACTTTTACCATTTTTATTTTACGTTGGTGAATTAAGGAAAAGCCCAATACAACGTGCTGTTTATGGTATAGGAATACCGGCGGCTACGTTCGCAATAGTTTCTATTCCGATAATGGTATATTTTGGAAGTTTAGATGCGTGGTTCCATAATTCCTTTTTGTACATGTTAGGTTGGGATGCAACAAATGGCCATATAGCATTATCCGCTGTTACTCAAATCTCGACTCCTTGGGACTGGTTTTTAGATGTTCATCCTTTTTATTTAGGTTATAATTTTTACGCCTCAACGAATCCACTGATAATGTGGTTATGGGTGGCAACAACTCCTATTGCATTTGTTCTAAAAGATACAAAGTTGATCACTTTAACAATGGCAGCCTGGACAATGTGGATAGCTTTTGTTGCAGTTTATTTCTTAGGCAATCACACTTTATTTAGTTTTTATGTAACTGATTTTGCCCCTATATTAAATACTTACATAGCAGCCTCAATATTTAAATTAATAAAGAATATAGATTTAAAGAACGTGGTAAAAAATGGTAAGTAA
- a CDS encoding CBS domain-containing protein: MEEETVKEYMKSQVISISKDTSLSEIAKIMTEKNIGSVIVVDGNKPVGIITERDIVKAIGKGKGLDAKAEEIMTASLITIREDSPITGALALMRQFNIRHLPVIDDKGNLKGIVSIRDIARAVDDMFETMGEY, translated from the coding sequence ATGGAGGAAGAGACTGTTAAAGAATATATGAAAAGCCAAGTTATTTCAATTTCTAAAGATACTTCTTTAAGTGAGATAGCAAAGATAATGACAGAGAAAAATATAGGTTCAGTTATAGTTGTTGATGGCAATAAACCAGTAGGGATAATTACGGAAAGAGATATTGTGAAGGCAATTGGAAAAGGAAAAGGTCTAGATGCAAAAGCTGAAGAAATAATGACTGCTTCTCTTATAACCATTAGGGAAGACTCTCCTATTACTGGAGCGTTAGCATTAATGAGACAATTTAATATCAGGCATTTACCAGTAATTGATGATAAGGGTAATTTAAAAGGAATAGTTTCTATAAGAGATATCGCTAGAGCAGTAGATGATATGTTTGAAACTATGGGTGAATATTAA
- the agl3 gene encoding UDP-sulfoquinovose synthase: MKVLILGIDGYLGWPLALRLAKRGHEVVGIDNLSTRRFSEEVGSDSAFPLPKPEDRVKEAKKHLDVDITFYVGDVTDYNFLLDVIRRHKPDTIVHFAEQRSAPYSMKDRDHAVYTVINNEVSTLNLIYAVKNVDPSIHILKMGTMGEYGTPNFDIPENIYVEAIVNGKKDKIIVPRKAGSVYHWTKVHDTDFLLYFHELWGLTVTDIMQGPVYGTRTEEIVDESLRTRFDFDETWGTVVNRFCVQAILGIPLTVYGKGGQTRGFISLEDSMEALTLLLEHPPNQGEYRVANQFAEIYSVKQIAEMVKKAGEELGLSVEIGPLPNPRVEAEEHYYNPERKVLPSLGFYPKKNLRDEIKNIIKDLLPYKERLERFKHAILPKTKWK, encoded by the coding sequence ATGAAAGTATTAATATTAGGAATTGATGGATATTTAGGATGGCCTTTAGCATTAAGATTAGCTAAAAGAGGCCATGAAGTAGTTGGAATAGACAATCTTTCTACTAGAAGATTTTCCGAAGAAGTTGGCTCTGATTCAGCATTTCCTTTACCTAAGCCAGAAGATAGAGTAAAAGAAGCAAAAAAACACCTTGATGTTGATATTACTTTTTACGTCGGTGACGTTACTGATTATAATTTCCTTCTTGACGTGATAAGAAGACATAAACCAGACACAATTGTTCATTTTGCCGAACAGAGATCTGCTCCTTACTCTATGAAGGATAGAGACCATGCTGTTTATACGGTAATCAATAATGAGGTAAGCACGTTGAATTTAATTTATGCCGTTAAGAACGTCGACCCATCTATTCACATACTTAAGATGGGTACTATGGGAGAATACGGTACACCAAACTTTGACATACCAGAAAACATTTATGTTGAGGCAATTGTCAATGGTAAAAAAGATAAAATTATTGTACCTAGAAAAGCTGGCTCAGTATATCACTGGACTAAAGTTCATGACACTGACTTTTTACTTTACTTCCATGAACTTTGGGGACTCACAGTAACAGATATAATGCAAGGACCAGTTTACGGAACTAGAACTGAAGAAATTGTTGATGAGAGTTTAAGAACTAGATTTGATTTTGATGAAACTTGGGGAACAGTAGTTAATAGGTTCTGTGTACAAGCAATTTTAGGAATACCTTTAACAGTTTACGGAAAAGGAGGACAAACTAGAGGGTTTATATCATTAGAAGATAGTATGGAGGCATTAACACTTCTTTTAGAACACCCACCGAACCAAGGAGAGTATAGAGTAGCTAACCAATTTGCTGAAATTTATAGTGTTAAACAAATTGCCGAGATGGTTAAAAAAGCTGGAGAAGAATTAGGATTAAGCGTAGAAATTGGCCCATTACCAAACCCAAGAGTAGAGGCAGAAGAACACTATTATAACCCAGAAAGGAAAGTCTTACCCTCTTTAGGATTCTATCCTAAGAAAAATTTAAGAGATGAGATTAAAAATATAATAAAAGATTTATTGCCGTATAAGGAAAGATTAGAAAGATTTAAACACGCTATATTACCTAAAACTAAATGGAAATAA
- a CDS encoding ATP-binding protein, with amino-acid sequence MEFNPEKFIEEISPQLKEIVDGKAIAAVSGGVDSTTASVLSYKILGEKIIPIMIDTGFLRENEANNVKNMLKDIMPLQIIDESERFISGLEGLSDAEEKRKKFRQLFYDTLSRLVKEYNAKYLIQGTIAADWVETQGGIKTQHNVLVQLGIDTEKEWGFKVVEPLADLYKDEVRALARYLGLPKEIYNRQPFPGPGLLVRTVGKLTREKLELVRRATAIVERNLSNLNLSQYFAVIFESDAEYNEKLSSEVGCKVKIYKSLATGVKGDVRAYGNVAGLECSKDYESLREIMEKITKYNITHVVVKVKDKDPNGVYTVGIRAVITQDFMTADFAKIDWDLLEKIADEINIQKIKEIVYDITTKPPATIEYE; translated from the coding sequence ATGGAGTTCAACCCGGAAAAGTTTATCGAGGAAATTTCACCACAATTAAAAGAGATAGTTGATGGTAAAGCTATTGCAGCTGTAAGTGGTGGAGTTGATAGTACAACAGCATCTGTTCTCTCATACAAAATCCTTGGAGAGAAAATAATTCCAATAATGATAGATACTGGTTTTCTAAGAGAAAACGAAGCTAATAATGTAAAGAATATGCTTAAAGATATTATGCCTTTACAGATAATTGACGAAAGTGAGAGATTTATATCTGGGCTTGAAGGACTCTCTGACGCAGAAGAAAAAAGGAAGAAATTTCGACAACTTTTCTATGATACTTTATCTAGACTTGTGAAGGAATATAATGCTAAATATTTAATTCAAGGTACAATAGCAGCTGATTGGGTAGAAACGCAAGGAGGAATAAAGACACAGCACAATGTTTTAGTTCAACTTGGTATAGATACTGAGAAAGAATGGGGTTTCAAAGTAGTAGAACCATTAGCTGATTTATATAAAGATGAAGTTAGGGCTTTAGCGAGATATTTAGGACTTCCAAAAGAGATATATAATAGGCAGCCATTTCCTGGTCCGGGATTGCTCGTCAGAACTGTAGGAAAACTAACTAGGGAAAAACTTGAGTTAGTTAGGAGAGCAACTGCAATAGTTGAGAGAAATTTATCTAATCTAAATCTCTCACAATACTTTGCTGTTATTTTTGAGTCTGACGCCGAATACAATGAGAAACTAAGTTCAGAAGTAGGGTGCAAAGTAAAAATTTACAAATCATTAGCTACTGGTGTAAAAGGAGATGTAAGAGCTTATGGTAATGTTGCCGGTTTAGAATGTTCTAAGGATTACGAATCTTTACGTGAAATTATGGAAAAAATAACAAAATATAATATAACTCATGTAGTGGTAAAGGTGAAGGATAAAGATCCTAATGGTGTTTACACTGTAGGGATAAGGGCTGTAATAACACAAGATTTTATGACTGCAGACTTTGCAAAAATAGACTGGGATTTACTTGAAAAAATAGCTGATGAAATTAATATACAAAAAATTAAGGAAATTGTTTATGATATTACTACAAAACCTCCAGCTACTATTGAGTATGAGTAA
- a CDS encoding nucleotidyltransferase family protein, with protein MVSKAVITAAGKGSRMKYITSVLPKALLPLFITEDGKIVMRPVIDLIMDSLQEAGVNKFCIVVGRHGKLLMDYLFERGVTFVFQPEPKGFGDAVLRAEDFSNNDPFFVHADDGVLTGGYKEANSLFEENKPDAILLVREVNNPKRYGIVSVKDLGEYKGHKLFKVLEAQEKPNEPKSNLAISAVYVFSPKIFNGLKSIRVEEGKELELTYGIQHIIENGGEVFAIKLENEKWLNVGDPQSYYEALNYSYKRLGNIEIKR; from the coding sequence ATGGTAAGTAAAGCTGTAATAACTGCTGCAGGAAAAGGAAGTAGAATGAAATATATTACATCTGTTTTGCCTAAAGCATTATTACCACTATTTATAACTGAAGATGGAAAAATAGTTATGAGACCAGTTATAGATTTAATCATGGATTCATTACAAGAGGCAGGAGTAAATAAGTTTTGCATAGTTGTAGGTAGGCATGGAAAGCTCTTAATGGACTATTTATTTGAAAGAGGAGTGACATTTGTCTTTCAGCCCGAACCCAAAGGGTTTGGTGACGCTGTTTTGAGGGCTGAGGATTTTTCGAATAATGATCCATTCTTTGTTCATGCGGATGATGGTGTATTAACTGGAGGATACAAAGAAGCAAATTCTCTTTTTGAAGAAAATAAACCAGATGCTATTCTTCTAGTAAGAGAAGTTAATAATCCTAAAAGATATGGTATAGTATCTGTAAAAGATTTAGGTGAATATAAAGGACATAAGTTATTTAAGGTTTTAGAAGCTCAAGAGAAACCAAATGAACCTAAAAGCAATCTTGCTATCTCTGCTGTTTACGTATTTTCTCCTAAGATCTTCAATGGTTTAAAAAGCATTAGGGTTGAAGAAGGGAAGGAATTAGAATTAACTTATGGTATTCAGCACATTATAGAAAATGGAGGAGAAGTGTTTGCAATAAAACTTGAAAATGAGAAGTGGCTTAATGTTGGAGATCCTCAGAGTTATTATGAGGCTTTGAACTACTCATATAAGAGACTAGGAAATATAGAAATAAAAAGATAA
- the htpX gene encoding zinc metalloprotease HtpX, translating to MFWEVTKLRISMILSAIAIVLLGFGLIYGILGYFFGFSNAPIIITASLILVTFFTILQWLFGPALIKIFYHLTEVEPTDPQFGWVYNLVQEVAYYNRISMPKVYIANVPFPNAFAFESPIYGKNMAITMPLLRMLTPEEIKAVVGHELGHLKHKDTELLLAVGLIPTLLYWIGYSLWWGGLLGGGGGRNNNSGTMFLVGIALIAFSFVFNLFVLFLNRMREAYADVNSALTVPNGAKNLQTALAKIVLSTDPDIIERYKKKYGQIGSMLLFSGFHVEENIPSYKVQELVEYWKHIKVSPFADLLSDHPHPAKRIQLLEKLTHTQ from the coding sequence ATGTTTTGGGAAGTAACTAAATTAAGAATAAGTATGATATTATCAGCTATTGCTATCGTACTACTAGGTTTTGGTTTGATATATGGAATTTTAGGATATTTCTTCGGATTCTCAAATGCCCCAATAATTATTACAGCTTCGTTAATTTTAGTGACTTTCTTTACAATTCTTCAATGGTTATTTGGACCAGCATTAATCAAAATATTTTATCATCTCACAGAAGTTGAGCCTACAGATCCACAATTTGGATGGGTTTACAATTTGGTGCAAGAAGTAGCTTATTATAATAGAATAAGCATGCCTAAAGTATATATTGCTAACGTTCCATTTCCTAACGCTTTTGCGTTTGAAAGCCCAATATATGGCAAAAACATGGCTATTACGATGCCACTTTTAAGAATGTTAACACCGGAAGAGATAAAAGCTGTTGTAGGACATGAATTAGGCCATCTAAAACATAAGGATACTGAATTATTACTTGCAGTAGGTCTTATTCCAACTTTACTATATTGGATAGGATATAGCTTATGGTGGGGAGGATTATTAGGCGGTGGAGGAGGAAGAAATAATAACTCTGGAACAATGTTTCTAGTAGGTATAGCTTTAATAGCATTTAGTTTTGTCTTTAACTTATTTGTATTATTCCTTAATAGAATGAGAGAAGCCTATGCTGATGTTAATTCTGCATTAACAGTTCCTAATGGTGCTAAAAACTTGCAAACAGCCTTAGCAAAAATAGTTCTTTCAACTGATCCTGATATTATAGAGAGATACAAAAAGAAATATGGACAAATAGGCAGTATGTTATTATTCTCTGGATTTCATGTAGAAGAAAATATTCCATCTTATAAAGTTCAAGAACTTGTAGAATACTGGAAACATATAAAAGTAAGCCCATTTGCTGATCTATTAAGCGATCATCCTCATCCGGCAAAGAGGATACAATTACTAGAAAAACTTACTCATACTCAATAG
- a CDS encoding zinc-dependent dehydrogenase codes for MENGKAVVKEIPKPTIKEKGDVIVKMKACGLCGTDIEKICGQYTASQPILGHEPTGIIEESSVDFLKPGQRVFAHHHVPCYECYYCTHGSPTMCPYYRKTNLDPGGFAEYFRVPAWNVLRGGILVLPDTVSFDEGAFIEPLATVVRAQRRVKVNKGDSVLVVGAGPMGLLHVMMAKANGAGEVITSDVADYRIEYATKVGADYSLNARKVDVPTEVKKLTDGRGVDVAIIASGSPSAILSGLLSVRKGGYVLLFGVPYKGTILNYDISELLNNEISIISSNAAVEEDTKEALQLIYEKRVDVKKLITHKFPLEEFNEAVRIAKEGEAIKVIIYD; via the coding sequence ATGGAAAATGGTAAAGCTGTAGTAAAAGAAATACCAAAACCAACTATAAAGGAAAAGGGAGATGTAATAGTTAAAATGAAAGCATGCGGACTTTGTGGTACTGACATAGAAAAAATATGTGGGCAATATACGGCTTCACAACCTATACTTGGTCATGAACCTACTGGTATAATAGAGGAATCAAGCGTTGATTTTCTTAAACCGGGACAAAGGGTTTTTGCTCATCATCATGTTCCATGCTATGAATGTTATTATTGTACCCATGGAAGCCCTACTATGTGTCCTTATTATAGGAAAACAAACTTAGACCCTGGAGGTTTTGCTGAATATTTTAGGGTTCCAGCATGGAATGTATTGAGAGGTGGAATCTTAGTATTACCAGATACAGTATCTTTTGATGAAGGTGCTTTTATCGAACCTCTAGCTACTGTAGTTAGGGCACAAAGGAGAGTGAAAGTTAACAAAGGTGATAGTGTTTTAGTTGTAGGAGCTGGACCAATGGGTTTATTACACGTAATGATGGCAAAGGCTAATGGAGCTGGAGAAGTAATAACTTCAGATGTAGCTGATTATAGAATTGAGTATGCAACTAAAGTTGGTGCGGATTACTCATTAAATGCTAGAAAAGTTGATGTTCCTACTGAAGTTAAAAAGTTAACAGATGGAAGAGGAGTCGATGTTGCAATAATAGCTTCTGGTTCCCCTTCAGCAATATTGTCTGGCTTACTATCGGTTAGGAAAGGAGGTTATGTTTTACTCTTTGGTGTTCCATACAAAGGTACAATATTAAATTATGATATAAGTGAACTACTTAATAACGAAATTTCCATAATCTCAAGCAATGCAGCAGTAGAAGAAGATACAAAGGAAGCATTACAACTTATATATGAGAAAAGAGTTGATGTAAAGAAATTAATTACACACAAATTCCCATTAGAGGAATTTAATGAGGCCGTAAGGATAGCTAAGGAAGGAGAGGCCATAAAGGTAATAATATATGATTGA
- a CDS encoding cobyric acid synthase, translating to MAIIIASTMSDTGKSTVTTGIVKTLGLTPMKIQNMSLNSFPTMDGGEIAFIQAYQAFAKGVEPERYMNPILLKPSGKGIEVIYFGTPIGIFSTTEYYSKVDYLWEKIRYYIKEDLVIESAGGIEPNFIEKDVTMVKVIKDFNIPVILVLDIDRGGAFTSALGAYYTIPENLRKNLKGFIINKFRGEEKLLEPAIKWLEEKTGMRFLGYLPYLDEPPIMQEDSMNIYEIGEGELEIGVVSYPFMSNFNEFYPFQKSNAHLRFVRKPSQLAKVDLVILPGSRNTYESLTWLIENGFVEYIRKKPVLGICGGFQILGKKLVDPYGYETGERREYDGLGVFDFVTTFDKDKVIARSWSDIELNGYEIRRGRIFYYSDKPLLTITRRGFNEVNVKDGALKGDKMGFSIHGSLFSKGGKKLLEEQYGIKIYASSMEEEIREQADKFSAIFKKHIYVDLLSQINIEQNLLG from the coding sequence GTGGCAATTATTATAGCTTCAACTATGAGTGATACTGGTAAATCTACTGTAACTACTGGGATAGTAAAGACCCTTGGTTTAACTCCAATGAAGATTCAAAATATGTCGTTGAATAGTTTTCCTACTATGGATGGAGGAGAAATAGCATTTATTCAAGCTTATCAAGCTTTTGCAAAAGGAGTTGAACCAGAGCGATATATGAATCCTATTCTATTAAAACCATCGGGTAAAGGAATAGAAGTAATTTATTTTGGTACTCCTATAGGCATTTTTTCTACTACTGAATACTATTCTAAAGTAGATTATTTATGGGAAAAAATAAGGTACTATATAAAAGAAGATCTAGTAATAGAATCTGCTGGAGGAATTGAACCTAATTTCATTGAAAAAGACGTTACTATGGTCAAAGTAATTAAGGATTTTAATATTCCAGTAATACTAGTTCTTGATATTGACAGAGGAGGTGCATTTACATCAGCATTAGGAGCATATTATACTATTCCAGAGAATTTAAGAAAGAACCTGAAAGGTTTTATAATAAATAAGTTCCGTGGTGAAGAGAAGTTATTAGAACCAGCGATAAAATGGTTAGAAGAAAAAACTGGCATGAGGTTTCTTGGGTATCTTCCTTATTTGGATGAACCCCCCATAATGCAGGAAGATTCTATGAATATTTACGAAATTGGAGAAGGAGAATTAGAGATAGGAGTAGTCTCGTATCCTTTTATGAGTAACTTTAATGAATTTTATCCTTTTCAAAAGTCAAATGCTCATTTAAGGTTTGTAAGAAAACCTTCTCAGTTAGCTAAGGTTGACCTTGTAATTTTGCCTGGTAGTAGGAATACATATGAAAGCCTAACTTGGCTAATAGAAAATGGATTTGTAGAGTATATACGAAAGAAACCAGTTTTAGGAATATGTGGCGGTTTTCAGATATTAGGCAAAAAGCTCGTTGATCCGTATGGTTATGAAACTGGTGAGAGACGAGAATACGATGGTTTAGGAGTATTCGACTTTGTTACGACCTTCGATAAAGATAAAGTTATAGCAAGAAGCTGGAGTGATATTGAGCTAAACGGATATGAGATTAGAAGGGGAAGAATCTTTTACTATAGTGATAAGCCTCTATTAACTATAACAAGGCGCGGTTTTAATGAAGTTAATGTAAAAGATGGTGCCCTTAAAGGAGATAAAATGGGATTTAGTATTCATGGCTCTTTATTTTCTAAAGGAGGAAAGAAATTACTAGAAGAACAATACGGAATAAAGATTTATGCTTCCAGTATGGAGGAAGAAATCAGAGAACAAGCTGATAAATTTTCGGCTATTTTTAAAAAACACATTTATGTCGATTTACTTAGTCAAATAAATATAGAGCAGAATTTATTAGGGTAA
- a CDS encoding cobalamin biosynthesis protein translates to MLPILYLAILLDLLIGEPPLFIHPVVWTGKISEKLIKPYRGYAYGIFIWITSVIPVLIFLLFPLYIPNKLIQIILLVLFLKTTFSIRLLYSLVRKSIPINLENRKYAQQLVRRNVYIIDDPHVASAVIESLFESLVDGITSPIFWFLILGYPGALLQRLANTMDSMVGYKTPELIKEGWFSAKVDTILNYIPARLTAILMLISAYLLGFKPRNTIETLKKSNIESINARYPISFASAILNVKLEKIGYYSVGGGNLPNENDVKIALKIFKVTLILFILMISIIYYYLYGLSFLSYPYGLIKFL, encoded by the coding sequence TTGTTACCCATTCTTTATCTCGCTATTTTACTTGATCTTTTAATAGGAGAGCCACCTTTATTTATACACCCAGTAGTGTGGACTGGTAAAATCTCTGAAAAATTAATTAAACCTTATCGTGGATATGCTTACGGTATTTTTATCTGGATTACTTCAGTAATTCCAGTTCTTATATTTCTTCTCTTTCCGTTATACATTCCTAATAAATTAATACAGATTATACTACTTGTATTATTCCTTAAAACCACATTTTCAATAAGATTACTTTATTCACTAGTCAGAAAATCAATTCCTATTAACTTAGAAAATAGAAAATATGCTCAACAATTAGTTAGGAGAAACGTTTATATAATTGACGATCCTCATGTAGCTTCAGCAGTAATCGAATCATTGTTTGAGAGTTTGGTGGACGGAATTACTTCACCTATTTTTTGGTTCCTTATCTTAGGTTATCCTGGTGCTTTACTTCAAAGGTTAGCAAACACTATGGACAGTATGGTAGGATATAAAACGCCAGAATTGATAAAAGAGGGATGGTTTTCTGCGAAAGTTGATACAATATTAAATTATATTCCGGCGAGATTAACAGCAATTCTTATGTTAATCTCAGCTTATTTACTTGGTTTTAAACCTAGAAATACAATAGAAACTCTAAAGAAAAGTAATATTGAGAGTATAAACGCTAGGTACCCTATTTCATTTGCTTCAGCAATTTTAAATGTAAAATTAGAAAAAATTGGTTACTATTCTGTTGGAGGAGGAAATTTACCAAATGAAAATGACGTTAAAATAGCGTTAAAAATATTTAAAGTTACACTCATTCTTTTCATCTTAATGATTTCAATCATATATTATTACCTTTATGGCCTCTCCTTCCTTAGCTATCCTTACGGCCTCATTAAATTCCTCTAA
- a CDS encoding class I fructose-bisphosphate aldolase: MSGLEIRMRKLFERGKAFVVALDHGLVMGPLKGIERVGEVVRKIAFNGPDALQMTPAMVKLVKENFFSRASPMLIARLDTANVWRQQYRKYESGYYSAVYTIRDAIEAGADAVVTYLVVGYGEDQVEGVNLDTLAILRREANDYGIPFIIEPLFVSPDNPDSIKDPELVKYVTRLASEIGADILKVDYTGEKESFKKVVDVAFAPILIRGGPKTRNDEEFLTMLKDAIEAGASGVTVGRNLWQAREPDKMARAISALVHEKKNVGEVLKMLE, encoded by the coding sequence ATGTCTGGTTTAGAAATAAGGATGAGGAAACTTTTTGAAAGAGGAAAAGCTTTCGTTGTAGCCCTAGACCATGGTCTAGTTATGGGTCCATTAAAAGGAATAGAGAGAGTAGGTGAGGTTGTTAGAAAAATTGCATTTAATGGCCCAGACGCATTGCAAATGACTCCCGCAATGGTAAAACTTGTTAAAGAAAATTTCTTTTCTAGAGCATCGCCAATGTTAATTGCTAGATTGGATACAGCTAACGTATGGAGACAGCAATATAGAAAATATGAGAGTGGTTATTACTCAGCTGTATATACAATTAGAGACGCTATTGAAGCTGGAGCAGATGCTGTTGTAACTTATCTCGTAGTAGGATATGGGGAAGATCAAGTTGAAGGAGTTAATTTAGATACATTAGCTATACTAAGGAGAGAAGCAAATGATTATGGAATCCCATTTATCATAGAGCCATTGTTCGTTTCTCCAGACAATCCAGACTCAATTAAGGACCCCGAACTAGTAAAATATGTTACCCGTTTAGCTTCAGAAATAGGAGCTGATATTTTAAAAGTAGACTATACTGGAGAAAAAGAAAGTTTTAAGAAAGTTGTTGATGTAGCTTTTGCGCCAATTTTAATTAGAGGAGGCCCTAAGACCAGAAATGATGAAGAATTTCTTACAATGCTAAAGGATGCTATTGAGGCTGGAGCTTCTGGTGTTACAGTTGGTAGAAATCTATGGCAAGCCAGAGAACCAGATAAGATGGCTAGAGCTATTTCAGCCTTAGTTCATGAAAAGAAGAATGTTGGAGAAGTTTTAAAAATGTTAGAATAG
- a CDS encoding adenosylcobinamide-GDP ribazoletransferase, whose product MKVFKEIASQISFFTIIPSVKATLEETANMAFISPILVGLVTALIDYTVLYVSIKVLGNYGFILLIPTVEIIRGFHHLDGLLDFGDALMTKDYNKRLKALHDVEVGAGGIGLFLVYLSLFLSVILSMKNLSFFPLLIAEVESRGLGILILSIMKPMEGSYMGRVFHERLNNKWKIISLLIQIALIGNILVIISFLFLFLLFYFLGYKTLKGSSGDLVGAIITLSFPLFLLIAERSCYPFFISLFYLIF is encoded by the coding sequence ATGAAAGTATTTAAGGAGATTGCATCTCAAATATCTTTTTTCACTATCATTCCTTCAGTTAAGGCTACATTAGAAGAGACAGCAAATATGGCTTTTATTTCACCTATACTCGTTGGTTTAGTAACAGCATTAATAGACTATACAGTACTATATGTAAGTATTAAAGTCCTTGGAAATTATGGGTTTATTCTTCTTATACCTACAGTTGAAATAATAAGAGGTTTTCATCATCTTGATGGTCTTCTTGATTTCGGAGACGCTTTAATGACTAAAGATTACAACAAAAGATTAAAGGCTTTACATGACGTAGAGGTAGGAGCTGGAGGCATCGGATTATTTCTGGTTTATCTTTCGCTCTTTTTATCTGTGATTTTATCTATGAAAAATTTGAGTTTCTTTCCATTGCTAATTGCTGAAGTTGAGAGTAGAGGGTTAGGAATTCTTATACTTTCTATAATGAAACCAATGGAAGGTAGTTATATGGGTAGAGTTTTCCATGAAAGATTAAACAATAAATGGAAAATTATTAGTCTCTTAATTCAGATAGCATTAATAGGAAATATTTTAGTGATTATCTCATTTTTATTTCTATTCCTTCTCTTCTATTTCCTAGGTTATAAAACGTTAAAGGGAAGTTCTGGTGATCTTGTTGGAGCTATAATAACTTTATCATTTCCTTTATTCCTTTTAATAGCTGAAAGAAGTTGTTACCCATTCTTTATCTCGCTATTTTACTTGATCTTTTAA